The Muricauda sp. SCSIO 65647 genome includes a region encoding these proteins:
- a CDS encoding head GIN domain-containing protein — MKTKKTETLTTNYVFVKENQVFLLDNESLDKKTHEPISLTWIPFKNYNKINIWFSLVLLFGLTLFTSCEKDNDDILRGSQNLISEMRQVGEFTKLKSTGVFDVTITQGIGQSVEITADDNIIGRVRTKVVNGELRLELSDDSYRNITLRANITVEQLNGLKNSGTGNIVAQNVESNNFSISNSGDAEIVISGVANGLDCFNEGVGDIKGFNFLVNDADLEIRGSGSIEISCASTLDVEITGSGDIFYKGNPSVDADIEGSGKVIKVED; from the coding sequence ATGAAAACTAAAAAAACAGAAACATTGACGACGAACTACGTATTCGTTAAGGAAAATCAGGTTTTTTTACTGGACAACGAAAGTCTTGACAAAAAGACCCATGAGCCCATAAGCCTTACTTGGATTCCATTTAAGAACTATAACAAAATCAACATTTGGTTCTCTTTGGTTCTTTTATTCGGTCTTACCCTTTTCACATCATGTGAAAAGGACAATGACGATATTCTTAGGGGGTCACAAAACCTAATTTCAGAAATGAGACAGGTCGGTGAATTTACGAAGTTAAAGAGCACTGGGGTCTTTGATGTGACCATTACCCAAGGAATCGGACAATCAGTTGAGATAACCGCCGATGATAACATTATTGGACGTGTACGAACTAAAGTGGTCAATGGTGAACTAAGGCTAGAATTATCTGATGATTCCTATAGAAACATTACACTAAGGGCAAATATTACGGTCGAGCAACTTAATGGTTTAAAGAATTCCGGTACTGGAAATATTGTAGCCCAAAATGTTGAGTCAAATAACTTTTCTATCTCCAACTCAGGTGATGCTGAGATTGTCATTTCCGGTGTAGCCAATGGCCTTGATTGTTTTAATGAAGGAGTCGGAGATATTAAGGGTTTCAACTTTTTGGTCAATGATGCAGACCTTGAAATACGGGGGTCTGGATCCATCGAAATAAGTTGTGCTAGCACATTGGATGTAGAAATTACTGGAAGCGGTGATATTTTCTATAAGGGAAACCCTTCAGTTGATGCTGATATTGAAGGTTCCGGCAAAGTCATAAAAGTAGAGGATTAG